One Cyanobacteriota bacterium DNA window includes the following coding sequences:
- a CDS encoding DUF3172 domain-containing protein has translation MKRKTRSSPPPRSSSGNRSMPTLPFNYTSIALLGGVFILGVGIGIGFSSTANTSVENVASREAIDRAAPNPEICVKFGASAIAMDTRVFVTLNPFNVYVSQPKMQPGCVLRQNNWAILEQRKLINQEQVRDCRQRLNTFGFTGNLEGNPQITCIYQNDAAQNLFLQQSGDRSGPAETERF, from the coding sequence ATGAAGCGCAAAACTCGTAGTTCTCCACCGCCTCGATCGTCGTCTGGCAATCGCTCGATGCCAACGTTGCCGTTTAACTACACCTCAATCGCGCTGTTAGGGGGCGTGTTTATTCTAGGGGTGGGGATCGGAATAGGGTTTAGTTCAACGGCGAATACTAGCGTAGAAAACGTAGCTAGCCGTGAAGCGATTGACCGCGCTGCTCCGAATCCAGAGATTTGTGTCAAGTTTGGAGCTAGTGCTATTGCTATGGATACCAGAGTGTTTGTGACACTGAACCCCTTCAATGTTTACGTATCTCAACCCAAGATGCAGCCAGGTTGTGTGTTGCGGCAAAATAACTGGGCTATTTTGGAACAGCGCAAACTTATCAATCAGGAACAGGTGCGTGACTGTCGGCAACGCTTAAATACTTTTGGCTTTACAGGCAATTTGGAGGGAAATCCCCAAATTACTTGCATTTATCAGAATGATGCGGCCCAAAACTTATTTTTGCAACAGTCGGGCGATCGTTCTGGGCCAGCGGAAACCGAACGGTTCTAA